The following coding sequences lie in one Rutidosis leptorrhynchoides isolate AG116_Rl617_1_P2 chromosome 4, CSIRO_AGI_Rlap_v1, whole genome shotgun sequence genomic window:
- the LOC139841663 gene encoding gamma-interferon-responsive lysosomal thiol protein-like, whose translation MESRILLIFIICLFTINTCSSLSSSSSLLSSSDIIEIVPLKDVEKAEVEKVQVGVYYESLCPYCENFIVNYLIDVFIEGIDAIADVKLFPYGNAKVNANGNITCQHGEQECVLNTVEACAISTWPDVHDHFPFVYCVERYLYFDKFDKWESCFEELSLDPKPVKDCYANGYGYQLNLQYAEATNSLQPPKKYVPWVVVDGKPLYDDYIYIVNRICAAYKGPTLPKACLRCLASPENQNHIGESVDKVIPLHPVTYPEQSSILSKLKSSLTSLMFNTNLVA comes from the exons ATGGAATCAAGAATTCTGCTAATTTTCATCATCTGTTTGTTCACAATCAATACTtgttcatcattatcatcatcatcatcattattatcatcatctgaTATTATTGAAATCGTTCCTCTGAAAGATGTAGAAAAGGCTGAAGTTGAAAAGGTTCAAGTAGGAGTCTACTACGAATCCCTTTGCCCGTACTGCGaaaacttcatcgttaattatttgaTCGATGTGTTCATCGAAGGAATCGATGCTATCGCTGATGTTAAACTGTTTCCATATGGAAATGCAAAAGTCAATGCTAACGGCAACATCACTTGCCAG CATGGTGAACAAGAGTGTGTGCTTAACACTGTTGAAGCTTGTGCAATCAGTACTTGGCCTGATGTG CATGATCACTTCCCTTTCGTCTATTGTGTCGAAAGATACCTTTACTTCGATAAGTTTGATAAGTGGGAATCATGCTTTGAGGAACTAAGTTTAGATCCAAAACCTGTGAAGGATTGCTACGCTAATGGCTACGGATACCAA CTAAACCTACAATACGCAGAGGCAACAAATTCGCTTCAGCCACCTAAGAAATACGTTCCATGGGTTGTTGTTGACGGAAAACCACTATATGAT gactatatatatattgtaaacagGATCTGCGCTGCGTACAAGGGGCCCACTTTGCCCAAAGCTTGCCTAAGGTGTCTTGCATCACCTGAAAACCAAAACCACATTGGTGAATCAGTCGATAAAGTGATCCCTCTTCATCCAGTTACTTATCCTGAGCAGTCATCGATACTTTCGAAACTTAAATCATCCTTGACATCTTTGATGTTCAACACAAACTTGGTAGCATAA